A genomic stretch from Telopea speciosissima isolate NSW1024214 ecotype Mountain lineage chromosome 7, Tspe_v1, whole genome shotgun sequence includes:
- the LOC122668313 gene encoding wall-associated receptor kinase-like 8, whose amino-acid sequence MQDSITEVVVGLQMNNHKNVLKLLGCCLETPAPTLVFKFAENGCLSDHIYEKEEELSWKSRLRIAIEVADAISYLHTGTSRPIIHRNIKPSNIFLDKHFGAKLTEFGYSVSIPPGETYVETLALGTLGYLDPVYLETSKCTVKSDVFSFALVLFEILDHSDDDDDDYTYGAAGIWRYFTVQILKEGNDYEQKMACAELARRCMARNPEERPTMVEVAYELRRIQKGITKLFPTPLTFDY is encoded by the exons ATGCAAGACTCCATTACCGAAGTGGTGGTGGGATTGCAGATGAATAATCACAAGAATGTTTTAAAACTCTTGGGTTGCTGCTTAGAGACCCCAGCCCCTACATTAGTATTCAAATTTGCAGAGAATGGTTGTCTTTCTGATCACATATacgagaaggaggaggaattgTCGTGGAAGAGCAGGTTAAGGATTGCAATAGAGGTAGCAGACGCCATATCCTATCTCCACACAGGTACTTCCAGGCCCATCATCCATCGCAACATCAAACCCAGTAATATTTTCTTAGATAAACACTTTGGTGCCAAACTAACCGAGTTTGGGTACTCTGTATCCATTCCTCCGGGTGAAACATATGTGGAAACGTTAGCACTGGGGACTCTTGGATACCTTGATCCTGTGTATTTGGAGACCAGCAAATGTACGGTGAAGAGCGATGTATTTAGCTTTGCGCTGGTATTGTTTGAGATTTT GGATCATtcggatgatgatgatgacgattaTACGTATGGTGCTGCTGGTATTTGGAGGTACTTCACAGTACAAATCTTGAAAGAAGGAAACGATTACGAGCAGAAAATGGCATGTGCAGAGCTTGCACGGAGATGTATGGCACGCAATCCAGAGGAAAGGCCAACAATGGTGGAAGTAGCATATGAGCTCAGGCGAATCCAAAAAG GGATAACAAAGCTTTTTCCAACTCCATTGACCTTTGATTATTGA